Proteins co-encoded in one Methanothermobacter sp. genomic window:
- a CDS encoding fumarate hydratase C-terminal domain-containing protein translates to MIEIRVPSTVTSLKSLKVGDKILLNGRVYTGRDAVLPRLVDAVKSGRSPVDLKGAAIMHTAVSDAGIAPTSSNKKDIEESIPFLASAGVLVHIGKGALKEETIKSLDEAGAIFVVTPPVAALLTSRVKSKKLIAYKEEGIEALYELEVEKFPGIVAVAHGKSII, encoded by the coding sequence ATGATAGAGATAAGAGTACCGTCCACAGTCACCAGCTTGAAATCTTTAAAAGTTGGTGATAAGATCCTATTAAATGGTAGGGTTTATACTGGAAGGGATGCTGTTTTGCCTAGGCTAGTAGATGCTGTGAAATCTGGCAGGTCACCAGTAGATTTGAAGGGCGCGGCTATAATGCACACAGCTGTAAGTGATGCTGGTATCGCCCCAACAAGCAGTAACAAAAAGGATATCGAGGAAAGCATCCCATTTCTGGCATCTGCGGGTGTTCTCGTACATATTGGGAAGGGAGCCCTCAAAGAGGAGACTATAAAATCATTAGATGAAGCTGGCGCGATATTTGTGGTCACGCCTCCTGTGGCAGCGTTACTTACAAGCAGAGTAAAGTCAAAGAAACTTATCGCATATAAAGAGGAGGGTATTGAAGCACTCTATGAGTTAGAAGTTGAGAAATTTCCTGGTATAGTCGCGGTTGCCCATGGGAAATCCATCATTTGA
- the cobS gene encoding adenosylcobinamide-GDP ribazoletransferase, giving the protein MLREIIGLLSFLTILPLKTHISIPQIAKYTWLFPIMGAIIGLTGGIFATFLQVLGIPSIIIASLTYGFLIWFTGFHHLDGLIDMGDALMAHGSPEDKLRIMKDERIGTGGLGLFFIVAITTFTCLYSIPSYQLLPMIIIGEVGAKMGLVSSCIISRPFNEGIGCHFIIEMDKKRFLLSSILSFIIGFSLLKYQGMIGIIASITGGLFIGIIARKNFKYTTGDVLGASNEFNRMLTLIILVIGSR; this is encoded by the coding sequence ATGCTACGTGAAATAATAGGCCTTCTATCATTCCTAACAATACTACCACTAAAAACACACATTAGCATACCACAGATCGCAAAATACACATGGCTATTCCCAATCATGGGAGCCATCATAGGCCTCACAGGGGGAATTTTCGCAACCTTCTTACAAGTACTTGGAATACCATCCATCATAATAGCCAGCTTAACATACGGATTTTTAATCTGGTTCACCGGCTTCCACCATCTAGATGGACTCATAGACATGGGCGACGCCCTAATGGCCCATGGAAGCCCAGAAGATAAACTCAGGATAATGAAGGACGAACGCATAGGAACTGGAGGGCTAGGTCTATTCTTTATAGTCGCCATCACAACATTCACATGTCTTTATTCAATACCCTCATACCAATTACTCCCGATGATAATAATCGGGGAAGTAGGCGCCAAGATGGGCCTTGTAAGTTCATGCATCATATCAAGGCCATTCAATGAGGGGATAGGATGCCACTTCATAATAGAAATGGACAAAAAAAGGTTCCTCCTATCATCCATTTTATCATTTATCATTGGATTTTCACTACTCAAATACCAAGGCATGATAGGAATAATTGCAAGTATAACTGGAGGCCTATTCATCGGAATAATTGCAAGAAAAAACTTCAAATATACAACAGGAGACGTTCTCGGAGCATCCAATGAATTCAACAGGATGCTAACACTAATCATATTAGTAATTGGCAGTAGGTGA
- the upp gene encoding uracil phosphoribosyltransferase, whose product MIKLIDNLIIQEKLGRIRRKGISPAHFRHGLTEIGRYMAYEFANTLSYKKTKVQTPLGVAKALKITDEIAIISVLRASLPFSYGIMKVFPEAQHGIIGAWREDKSPFKVHIDYFKIPEVHEKIVIIADPMLATGNTMEQILERLKSFPIKRLVIFNIISAKAGLERIKRFDIEVYTCSIEEELDDSGYIVPGLGDAGDLAFGKPSKTINLK is encoded by the coding sequence ATGATAAAGCTAATTGATAATCTTATAATCCAAGAAAAACTTGGGAGAATACGCCGCAAAGGAATCAGCCCGGCACATTTCAGGCATGGTTTAACCGAGATTGGACGTTACATGGCATACGAGTTCGCTAACACACTATCCTATAAAAAAACTAAAGTTCAAACCCCATTGGGGGTCGCTAAGGCCCTAAAAATTACAGATGAGATAGCAATCATAAGTGTTTTACGGGCATCATTACCATTCAGTTATGGTATAATGAAAGTGTTCCCAGAAGCCCAACACGGGATAATCGGAGCATGGAGAGAAGACAAAAGCCCATTCAAGGTTCACATTGACTACTTTAAAATACCTGAGGTTCATGAAAAGATAGTGATAATAGCAGATCCGATGTTAGCAACAGGAAACACCATGGAACAAATACTAGAAAGACTAAAATCTTTCCCTATTAAAAGACTTGTAATATTCAACATAATATCAGCAAAAGCAGGACTTGAAAGGATAAAAAGGTTCGATATAGAAGTTTACACTTGTTCCATCGAAGAAGAACTTGACGATTCAGGTTACATTGTGCCGGGTCTTGGCGACGCTGGGGATCTCGCATTCGGGAAACCGTCAAAGACCATAAACCTCAAATGA
- the ppsA gene encoding phosphoenolpyruvate synthase, with protein sequence MKFVAFFEELTKDDVPIAGGKGANLGELTHAGIPVPPGFVVTSKTYDKFMKDTGLFPEVMGLLEDLDVNDTKELQRVSKQIKDIILSTEVPEDIQTIIIESYNALCQRIGRENVYVAVRSSATAEDLPEASFAGQQETFLNIKGAEDVLKHVQKCWASLFEARAIFYREQNNFDHAKVSIAVVVQEMVNAEKAGVMFTAHPSTGEDILLIEASWGLGEAVVSGAVTPDTYSVDKATGELLDFKIGEKNVMFKREDGKTVKVPVPDDMREKRVLSDEEIAKLADLGRKIHEHYKFPQDTEWAIEEGKVYMLQSRPVTTLIEMKVPEEKEEEEEKEIILKGLGASPGLASGKVKIIRDIDELDKIQTGDILVTVMTTPDMVPAMKRASGILTDEGGVTCHASIVSRELGIPCIVGTGDATRKLKDNQVITMDGTKGIVYKGEIAAPKEEEEKVIREIPPEAPLLTVTEVKVNVSMPEAAKKAAATGADGVGLLRTEHMMLTPGVHPKKFIKDGKEEELVKILVENIMKVADAFYPKPVWYRTLDAPTDEFKTLKGGEDEPYEHNPMLGWRGIRRELDEPEILKAEFKAIKKLWEKGYTNIGIMIPLVQHPDELRKAKEIAEEVGLKPHRDVEFGIMVETPAAALIIEDFIDVGIDFVSFGTNDLTQYTLAIDRNNELVADLYTEGHPAVMKLIERVIKKCREAGVKTSICGQAGSIPWIVERLVELGIDSVSANTDAVEEVRRTVARVEQKIMLKAARKLLE encoded by the coding sequence ATGAAATTCGTGGCATTTTTCGAGGAACTCACCAAGGATGACGTGCCTATAGCTGGAGGTAAAGGGGCTAACCTTGGTGAACTAACCCATGCAGGCATACCAGTACCCCCAGGTTTTGTAGTGACATCCAAAACCTATGACAAGTTCATGAAAGACACTGGCTTATTCCCAGAGGTTATGGGCTTGCTCGAGGACTTGGACGTGAATGATACAAAGGAACTTCAGAGAGTTTCCAAGCAAATAAAAGATATCATACTATCTACTGAGGTGCCTGAGGACATACAAACCATCATAATAGAATCCTATAATGCTCTATGCCAGCGCATAGGCCGAGAGAACGTTTATGTTGCTGTACGTTCGTCCGCAACAGCAGAAGACTTGCCAGAGGCGTCATTCGCGGGCCAACAAGAAACCTTCCTTAACATAAAAGGAGCCGAGGATGTGCTAAAACATGTCCAAAAGTGTTGGGCTTCGTTATTCGAGGCAAGAGCAATATTTTACAGGGAACAGAACAACTTTGACCATGCAAAGGTCTCCATTGCAGTAGTTGTCCAAGAGATGGTAAACGCCGAAAAGGCTGGTGTAATGTTCACAGCACACCCATCAACAGGTGAAGACATCTTATTAATAGAGGCTTCATGGGGCTTGGGAGAGGCCGTGGTCTCAGGGGCTGTAACCCCAGACACTTATTCAGTTGATAAAGCCACAGGGGAACTCTTAGATTTCAAAATCGGTGAAAAGAATGTGATGTTCAAAAGAGAAGATGGCAAGACAGTTAAAGTCCCAGTACCAGATGATATGAGAGAAAAGAGAGTTTTATCAGATGAGGAAATAGCAAAACTCGCAGACCTTGGAAGGAAAATCCATGAACATTATAAGTTCCCCCAGGATACAGAATGGGCCATAGAAGAAGGAAAAGTATACATGTTACAGTCAAGACCTGTTACAACATTAATAGAGATGAAAGTCCCGGAAGAAAAAGAAGAAGAAGAGGAGAAAGAGATCATATTAAAGGGTTTAGGTGCTAGTCCCGGTCTTGCTTCAGGTAAAGTTAAAATAATAAGGGATATAGATGAACTTGACAAAATACAGACAGGTGACATACTCGTAACTGTGATGACCACACCAGACATGGTACCCGCGATGAAGAGGGCGAGCGGCATCCTAACAGATGAAGGAGGCGTCACATGTCATGCTTCCATAGTATCAAGGGAGCTTGGCATCCCCTGTATAGTAGGAACTGGTGATGCAACCCGTAAACTCAAAGACAACCAAGTCATAACCATGGATGGTACAAAGGGCATAGTATACAAGGGTGAGATCGCAGCACCCAAAGAAGAGGAGGAAAAGGTTATAAGGGAAATACCACCAGAGGCCCCGTTACTCACTGTTACAGAGGTTAAGGTTAATGTGAGCATGCCAGAGGCTGCTAAGAAAGCAGCAGCCACTGGAGCTGATGGAGTAGGACTCCTAAGAACTGAGCATATGATGTTAACACCTGGAGTCCACCCAAAGAAGTTCATAAAGGATGGGAAAGAAGAAGAATTAGTTAAGATATTAGTTGAGAATATTATGAAGGTTGCGGATGCATTCTATCCTAAACCCGTATGGTATAGGACTTTGGATGCTCCCACGGATGAGTTCAAAACATTGAAAGGTGGGGAAGACGAACCATACGAGCACAATCCAATGCTAGGCTGGAGAGGTATCAGGAGAGAACTTGATGAGCCGGAAATCTTAAAAGCCGAGTTCAAAGCCATTAAAAAGTTGTGGGAGAAAGGATACACCAACATTGGTATAATGATACCCCTTGTACAGCATCCAGACGAATTAAGGAAAGCCAAAGAGATTGCAGAGGAAGTTGGTCTCAAACCACACCGGGATGTTGAGTTTGGTATAATGGTTGAGACCCCAGCTGCCGCATTAATAATCGAGGATTTCATAGATGTTGGGATAGACTTTGTAAGTTTCGGTACAAACGATTTAACACAATATACCCTTGCAATTGATAGGAACAATGAACTAGTCGCTGACCTTTACACAGAGGGGCACCCAGCAGTCATGAAACTCATAGAAAGGGTTATAAAAAAGTGCAGGGAAGCCGGTGTCAAGACAAGCATATGTGGCCAGGCAGGGAGCATACCATGGATAGTTGAAAGACTCGTCGAACTTGGAATCGACAGCGTATCAGCTAATACAGATGCAGTTGAGGAAGTCCGCAGGACAGTTGCAAGAGTAGAGCAAAAAATCATGTTAAAAGCGGCGAGGAAACTACTAGAATAA
- a CDS encoding MJ1244 family protein, whose translation MKVHLRVFIEVENLGKVINILAEEGVTGFYIVEYKGISPSEWSGFIVREDPESAISLIRNHARDAILICSVVDEEQVENIIERFKDELSDKRYTLLEVPVKRIIVNSPP comes from the coding sequence ATGAAGGTGCATCTTAGGGTGTTTATTGAAGTTGAAAACCTTGGCAAGGTTATAAATATACTTGCGGAGGAAGGTGTCACAGGATTTTATATAGTGGAATATAAAGGTATTTCCCCTAGTGAGTGGAGTGGTTTCATTGTCAGGGAAGATCCAGAATCTGCCATATCACTTATAAGAAATCATGCAAGGGATGCTATACTTATCTGTTCTGTTGTCGATGAGGAACAAGTAGAGAACATAATAGAAAGATTCAAGGACGAACTTTCTGATAAACGTTACACCCTTTTAGAAGTTCCTGTAAAGCGCATAATCGTGAATTCACCACCATAG
- a CDS encoding phosphatidylglycerophosphatase A, which produces MQIIKGETSIQYNKNNLTIKNSQGLKTLGVCETKSGFHETKKVTYPIKDKIGISTDNFELLLRDFEDMTCSIGIGNSLLDLIIFIDDNKSLEELLSYLKIVIETKDKILGPLTRFYKSKTILIISREGPPRNCNTKKLKNCIKTSLLETLKNNNISIFDQLKEKGINLDDLAEAGLKLCVGVEIDDKLKEKLKRRLIKSLSDINVISLILAAIRAEEDFQHHRIKDVNIDDDPAHLYADEVLGMAVANQIAGTKAIFNFKRYDEEKPGIIGRLGPMTDDVIAGLIAGSMSKIFEE; this is translated from the coding sequence ATGCAAATCATAAAAGGCGAAACCAGCATCCAATACAACAAGAACAATCTAACCATAAAAAATAGCCAAGGACTGAAGACACTAGGAGTATGTGAGACAAAAAGTGGCTTCCATGAAACAAAAAAGGTAACATACCCAATCAAGGATAAAATAGGAATATCCACAGATAATTTTGAACTCCTCCTAAGAGACTTTGAAGACATGACTTGCAGTATAGGAATTGGAAATTCACTACTAGACCTTATAATATTCATAGACGATAACAAAAGCCTAGAAGAACTCTTATCATATCTTAAAATAGTAATAGAAACCAAGGACAAGATACTAGGACCTTTAACCAGATTCTACAAATCCAAGACAATCCTCATAATAAGTAGAGAAGGTCCACCAAGAAACTGCAACACCAAAAAATTAAAAAATTGCATAAAAACAAGCCTCCTCGAGACGCTAAAAAACAATAATATAAGTATATTCGATCAACTAAAAGAAAAGGGGATAAATTTGGACGATCTCGCAGAAGCCGGTCTCAAACTTTGCGTAGGAGTTGAAATAGACGACAAACTAAAAGAAAAACTCAAAAGGCGATTGATCAAATCATTATCTGACATTAACGTTATAAGCCTAATATTAGCCGCTATAAGGGCCGAAGAAGACTTCCAACATCATAGAATAAAAGACGTGAACATAGATGATGATCCAGCCCACCTATACGCTGATGAAGTTCTGGGGATGGCAGTCGCCAACCAAATCGCCGGTACAAAAGCAATATTCAACTTTAAGCGTTACGATGAAGAAAAACCAGGTATAATAGGTAGATTAGGTCCAATGACAGATGATGTTATCGCAGGTCTCATTGCAGGATCCATGTCAAAAATCTTCGAAGAATGA
- the mfnA gene encoding tyrosine decarboxylase MfnA codes for MDFKGLSKDKILKTLKKVKKEDLTYDSGRILGSMCTSPHPLAKEVFCEFIESNLGDPGLFKGTRALEKDVIKMIGELLGEPNVVGHVVTGGTEANLMAMRAARNIKGLVKPEIIVPKSAHFSFKKAAEILKLNLKEAALGPDYRVDVDSVGELISSNTVAIVGIAGTTELGLVDPIPELSRLCEDEGIYLHVDAALGGFIIPFLKEAGYDIPDFDFRLEGVTSVTIDPHKMGLAPIPSGCIVFRERKYLDSMSIETPYLTEKQQSTIVGTRSGASAAATWAIMKYMGREGYIRVVRDSMKITHFLARELKRCGFELVTEPQLNIVAFNSPDMPPEVLAHKLGLKGWSVSISSYPPAVRIVLMPHIKKEHIEAFMEDLTRI; via the coding sequence ATGGACTTCAAAGGCCTCTCTAAGGATAAAATTTTAAAAACTTTAAAAAAGGTTAAAAAGGAAGACTTAACCTATGATTCAGGTAGGATACTCGGTTCAATGTGTACTAGCCCCCACCCCCTTGCAAAGGAAGTTTTCTGCGAATTCATAGAGTCTAACCTTGGAGATCCCGGCCTTTTTAAGGGTACAAGGGCCCTTGAGAAAGACGTGATAAAAATGATCGGGGAGCTCCTTGGTGAACCTAATGTAGTGGGACATGTAGTAACTGGGGGTACAGAGGCTAATTTGATGGCAATGCGCGCCGCCCGTAATATTAAAGGTCTTGTGAAGCCGGAGATAATAGTTCCCAAGTCGGCTCATTTCTCTTTTAAAAAGGCTGCTGAAATTTTAAAGTTAAATTTGAAGGAGGCCGCGCTCGGCCCTGATTATAGAGTGGATGTTGATTCTGTTGGGGAGCTTATATCATCTAATACTGTTGCTATTGTGGGCATCGCCGGGACGACCGAACTTGGACTTGTGGATCCCATACCAGAACTTTCAAGATTATGCGAGGATGAAGGGATATATCTACATGTTGACGCGGCCCTTGGAGGATTTATAATACCATTCTTGAAAGAAGCTGGTTATGATATTCCTGATTTCGATTTTAGGCTAGAGGGTGTTACTTCTGTTACTATAGACCCTCATAAGATGGGTTTAGCCCCTATACCAAGTGGTTGTATAGTTTTCAGAGAGCGAAAGTATCTTGATTCTATGAGTATTGAAACCCCTTATCTTACAGAGAAGCAACAATCAACTATAGTCGGGACTCGTAGTGGAGCTTCAGCAGCTGCAACATGGGCTATAATGAAATATATGGGACGCGAGGGGTATATAAGGGTTGTTAGGGATTCTATGAAGATAACACATTTTTTAGCCCGTGAACTTAAAAGGTGTGGGTTCGAGCTTGTGACAGAACCACAGTTAAATATTGTAGCTTTTAATTCGCCTGATATGCCCCCAGAGGTTCTTGCACATAAACTTGGATTAAAAGGTTGGTCTGTGTCCATTTCATCGTATCCTCCAGCTGTGAGGATAGTTTTAATGCCTCATATCAAGAAAGAACATATAGAAGCTTTTATGGAGGATCTTACAAGGATATGA
- the larC gene encoding nickel pincer cofactor biosynthesis protein LarC, translating to MVVVVDPQLAGVAGNMIIGALIGLGAHPDKVIEVMESAASYFGGVDVKVSDVKRAGIKATYVEVKKASMPNFKYPEFLERIESIDHPLIDDKVIAFSKAVFHTIAQAEAKIHGESLDDIHFHEVGASDAVADVFGAAFAYFSLGLDKEKVYSLPVALGGGSTTSAHGRIPIPAPATLEILRGAPIHGGPVGMELATPTGAALLVNIVDEFKSFLPPIRVVEIGYGAGKMDPNFPNILRIIKGTKSLEEDKIVLLETNLDHLSGEIIGNLFDNLIEEGALDVTITPILMKKNRPGHLLRVISKPEDQENILRRIFKETGTLGIRIFPQVHRTILKRDKVPFKVNIKGEWTANFKVAFLDSEIISARIEYEDAKKISSKTGLPLREVMEMAEEQFKNKRW from the coding sequence ATGGTAGTGGTTGTAGACCCCCAATTAGCTGGGGTGGCTGGTAACATGATCATAGGGGCTCTCATAGGCTTGGGAGCCCACCCAGACAAGGTCATAGAGGTTATGGAGTCCGCGGCATCCTATTTTGGCGGTGTTGATGTTAAAGTTTCTGATGTTAAAAGGGCGGGTATAAAAGCCACCTATGTTGAAGTGAAAAAAGCTTCCATGCCAAATTTTAAGTATCCTGAGTTCTTGGAAAGAATTGAAAGTATTGACCATCCACTCATAGATGATAAGGTAATAGCTTTTTCCAAGGCAGTATTCCACACTATAGCACAAGCCGAGGCGAAAATCCATGGGGAATCCCTAGATGATATACATTTTCATGAAGTTGGGGCGTCAGATGCTGTTGCAGACGTTTTTGGAGCGGCGTTCGCATATTTCAGCTTAGGACTTGACAAAGAAAAAGTTTATTCGCTCCCAGTGGCATTAGGGGGAGGTTCAACCACATCAGCCCATGGAAGGATCCCAATACCGGCACCAGCAACCCTTGAGATCCTTAGAGGAGCACCAATCCACGGAGGACCTGTCGGAATGGAACTTGCAACACCCACAGGGGCCGCATTACTCGTTAACATAGTAGATGAATTTAAAAGCTTCCTCCCACCTATCAGGGTAGTGGAGATCGGATATGGCGCGGGTAAAATGGATCCAAACTTTCCCAATATACTCAGGATAATAAAGGGCACAAAGAGCCTAGAAGAAGATAAAATAGTATTATTAGAGACAAACCTAGACCATTTAAGTGGTGAAATAATAGGAAACCTTTTCGATAATCTAATAGAAGAAGGAGCCCTTGATGTGACAATCACACCCATACTAATGAAAAAGAACAGACCAGGCCACCTCTTGAGGGTCATATCCAAACCAGAAGACCAAGAAAATATCCTAAGGAGGATATTCAAGGAGACAGGAACCCTTGGCATCCGAATATTCCCACAAGTACACAGAACAATACTAAAAAGGGATAAAGTACCATTTAAAGTTAATATAAAAGGTGAATGGACAGCAAACTTCAAAGTAGCCTTCCTAGATTCTGAGATAATAAGCGCACGTATAGAATACGAAGATGCGAAAAAAATATCATCAAAGACAGGACTACCCTTGCGTGAAGTCATGGAAATGGCAGAAGAACAATTCAAAAATAAGAGATGGTGA
- a CDS encoding tRNA (cytidine(56)-2'-O)-methyltransferase, with protein MIKVLRLGHRKARDARITTHVCLAARAFGASEVIISGEQDNKLIENVNDVTERWGGPFKVSYQKDWKKILKEWKGEIIHLTMYGIPIQDIIKKIKKSNKEKLIVVGGPRVPREIFKIADFNVAVTNQPHSEVSALAVFLHMFFEGKELEKKFENPKIRIIPSKKGKKIMGG; from the coding sequence ATGATAAAAGTTTTAAGGTTAGGTCACAGGAAAGCCAGGGATGCCAGGATCACAACCCATGTATGCTTAGCTGCCAGGGCATTCGGCGCCTCAGAGGTTATCATCAGCGGGGAACAAGACAATAAACTCATAGAGAATGTTAATGACGTCACCGAAAGATGGGGAGGTCCATTCAAAGTATCCTATCAAAAAGATTGGAAGAAGATCCTAAAAGAATGGAAGGGTGAAATAATACACCTTACGATGTATGGTATACCCATACAGGACATTATAAAAAAGATCAAAAAAAGCAACAAGGAAAAATTAATAGTCGTCGGGGGGCCAAGGGTGCCAAGGGAGATTTTTAAGATAGCTGATTTTAATGTGGCAGTCACGAACCAGCCACATTCAGAAGTCTCTGCACTTGCAGTATTCCTCCACATGTTCTTCGAGGGAAAAGAACTAGAAAAAAAATTCGAAAACCCTAAAATAAGGATAATACCCTCAAAGAAAGGTAAAAAAATCATGGGGGGGTGA
- the queC gene encoding 7-cyano-7-deazaguanine synthase QueC, which yields MKAISILSGGLDSTVATVKLAEKYEIHAITFDYGQRSAMMEIEASKIISESYGFKHHVIRLPWLGELGGSALTTKNKIPKPTIDELESDVAKETARMVWVPGRNLVFASIGAAYADAIDARAIIVGWDKEEARTFPDNSQRFLKAFNSVLEVGVLADVKVEAPLIDYTKKEIVEEGYRLKVPLEVTYSCYEGGKLHCGLCESCMRRKRAFKLAGIEDPTVYKV from the coding sequence TTGAAGGCTATTAGCATACTTTCAGGAGGCCTTGATTCGACCGTAGCCACAGTAAAATTAGCTGAAAAGTATGAAATACATGCAATAACCTTTGATTATGGCCAGAGGAGTGCTATGATGGAAATAGAAGCCTCCAAGATTATAAGCGAATCCTATGGTTTTAAACATCATGTTATTAGGCTTCCTTGGCTTGGAGAACTTGGAGGTTCAGCCCTCACAACAAAAAATAAAATACCAAAACCTACTATAGATGAGTTGGAATCTGATGTTGCCAAGGAAACCGCTAGGATGGTTTGGGTTCCAGGTCGCAATCTTGTGTTCGCTTCCATTGGAGCGGCATATGCAGACGCGATAGATGCAAGAGCCATAATAGTCGGTTGGGACAAAGAGGAAGCAAGAACGTTCCCTGATAATTCTCAGAGATTCCTCAAGGCATTCAATAGCGTCCTTGAAGTAGGTGTTCTTGCAGATGTTAAGGTAGAGGCGCCCTTGATAGATTATACTAAAAAGGAGATAGTGGAGGAGGGTTATAGGCTTAAAGTGCCCCTAGAGGTCACATATTCTTGTTATGAGGGTGGGAAGTTACATTGTGGCCTTTGTGAATCTTGTATGAGGAGAAAAAGGGCTTTTAAATTGGCTGGGATAGAGGATCCTACAGTTTATAAGGTTTGA